A window of the Microtus pennsylvanicus isolate mMicPen1 chromosome 4, mMicPen1.hap1, whole genome shotgun sequence genome harbors these coding sequences:
- the LOC142848679 gene encoding large ribosomal subunit protein eL21-like: MTNTKGKRRGTCYVFSRPFRKHGVVPLATHMQIYKKGDIVDIKGMSTVQKGMPHKCYHGKTRRVYSVTQRVVGITVNKQVKSKMLDKRINVQIEHIKHSKSRDSFLKQVKENDQKRKETKEKGTRVQLKCQPAPLREANFVRTNGKEPELLEPIPYEFMA; the protein is encoded by the coding sequence ATGacaaacacaaagggaaagaggaggggcacTTGCTATGTGTTCTCTAGGCCCTTTAGGAAACATGGAGTTGTTCCTTtggccacacacatgcaaatctaCAAGAAGGGTGATATTGTGGACATCAAGGGAATGAGCACTGTTCAAAAAGGAATGCCCCATAAATGTTACCATGGCAAAACCAGGAGAGTCTACAGTGTCACTCAGCGTGTTGTGGGCATCACTGTAAACAAGCAAGTTAAGAGCAAGATGCTTGACAAGAGAATTAATGTGCAGATTGAACACATCAAGCACTCGAAGagcagagacagcttcctgaagcAGGTGAAGGAGAATgaccagaagagaaaggaaaccaaAGAGAAGGGTACCAGGGTTCAGCTGAAGTGCCAGCCTGCTCCACTCAGAGAAGCAAACTTTGTGAGGACTAATGGAAAGGAGCCTGAGCTGCTGGAGCCCATTCCGTACGAATTCATGGCctaa